Part of the Sorghum bicolor cultivar BTx623 chromosome 1, Sorghum_bicolor_NCBIv3, whole genome shotgun sequence genome, CACGCGGTCCCAGACACCGCGTCCAACTTTGGCGTGCATCCACGAACTACCCAAGGCTCCGAGCGGTTGGCAGAGAACCTTCGCAGGTTGCTTGTTTATTTCATTGCTCGAATCTGCCATTATTTAATATAGTTTTTTTTCTTACAATAAATtagtaaataatatttttaattataACTTTTCAGCTAAGTGCAGAAGCCGCAAGCCTTAACCCACCAACTCGTCTACTCCTGCACCTACCTGTGACGTGATCTCACAATGCAGCAAAGACCATCAATTACCGTCTCCGCACTCCGGCAACTCGATGAATCCAGTTCCTCTAGGCACAGTGATAGCGAGATGATTTCAGCATTAtgctttttaaaaaatatatatatagtactagATGTCCACAACATTCATACACACTCACATTTATAAACACATGTATGTAAATCTTACTTAACAGTTTCTAAAGTCCAGAAGACAATCAATTTTTGTAGAATGTTTATTTACCTTAAAAAATGGGCAAGTGATAATAGCACAACATTTGAGTACATGATGCCAACATATTGCCCAACCGGCCGTGCTCCGGCATCGCGCGACCTTCGTCTCCCCGCCTTCCTCCCCCACCCATCTTGGCCAGTGGCTCGCCCACCGCCCGCCCTCCCCTAACTTCGATCGAAGTTCAACCGTTCTGGCCCGCTCCCTTCCCAAATCTCCACGGCTCCACCGCCGCCCCCAGCCAGGGACTTCCTCGTCGCTAGGCACACCGCCCATCGTCCACCCCCTGCCGCTCTACCCTGCCCTCCGCTAACTTCGACCAGAGTCTTCGTTGCACCAGTGCACTGCCTTCCCTAGCCTCCACCATAGGCCTCGCCAAGCACGGCCCACCCTCGGCGCTCTGCTGCCTGCCCTCCCCTAACCTCGACCAAAGGAGCCAGAGTTCGAGCATTTCACCCCTGCTGCCTATCCGGTTGTTCCCCATTGCCCGATCGATagtgccaccgccaccaccagtcCGGTCGTCTCCCAAGGCTCCCGCCTCCTTCTAAGGCCGCTGGACATAGAATCCCGAACAGAGGAAGAAGACGACACAATGGGGTCATGAGGAAAGACGATGCGGTGCATGACCGAATTTCCATTTTTCTTCATGATATAGTTAAAAGACACATTGCTACTACTCAAGTGAAGTTTTGGGTCGATGATGCCGTAATGGGAATGATCATTTTATTTTATCTCCCCACCCCCACCCACTATTTCGGTGCGGTTTATTTCGACAAACGTACTGTGTCTGGGTGTACTGAACCCTGAAACTGTACGCGACTATTGGTATTGGTTTGGTAGAGCAAGGAATGCAACAGATAACCAGAATACGCGGTAGAAGATTACTCCAATATATAACCATGGTTCCatcaacaaaggccttgtttagttccaattttttttagtaaatcgacactgtagcactttcgtttgtatttgacaaatattatccaatcatggactaactaggctcagggttagttccaatttttttttggtaaatcgacattgtagcactttcgtttgtatttgacaaatattatccaatcatggactaactaggctcaaaagattcatctcgtcaattttgaccaaactgtgcaattagtttttattttcgcctatatttaatactccatgcacatatctaaagattcgatgtgaaggAGAAttagaaaaattttgcaaaactttttggaaactaaacaaggccaaagaaaacgtaagagcatctccaagggttttgcatttgaggtttgcatttAAGTAATTTGTCAAAAAGCtccaaaagaggtatccaacggttttgcatttggagtttgcaatttgggcaacttggcaaatgagtgagtaaacttggcaaaaatgccaagctgtggacgactttgcaaacccgatcgcgcgagcaaagtcacgcgcgaggaaagcgcgcgcgccttctatttttatcctttgtcaAGTCCAAATGCCAATTTCCTTGGAGATggcctatttttatcctttgcattttgttatgggagtttgcaaatagcaataaaagtcaatttgccaaagcctttAGAGATACTCTAAGCTAGTTTTCGGCCATACATACATATGCCAAGCCAGTGGTCACGTAACAGTACTAGTGTCGTTGAACATCCATTTGCAGTGAGCCAGTGACTGAACGATCGAGTTACTTACTCCCCTTCCCCTTTATAAATTTGTGCCTCTTACTCGAGCCTTAATTTGATCCCTTTTGTTAGATATTATATTAGACTCGGTCCATTAATAATGAATTAAGTAAACTCAGTTAATGCCTATTAAATAGTTTAGTATTGTATGGGATTTTAACTAAAGGTTGACTCAACTTAAATGTTTGATCCTTAGTCGGTTACCTTGAGAAGTTAAAAAAAGAATAGATGGGTGctacgcgcgcgccgccgctgccgccaggCCATGGGTGTGGcaaggcagcggcagcggcgagCGGGCGAGTCTTAATTTTTATCATTTAGCTCCATTGATGGCTGGAGTTGGTGTCTATAAACTAGGACTCTCTCCTTCAGTTAGTCTTTCTTAGAACACATCATTATCCAGCAGTGCTTGAGTCTCTCCGCTCTATCTCCTGCGCGCACTCGAGATGGAAGAGTGGGTCTTCGGTGGATTCACCTGCTTGGGTGAGGACGGCAATCACGTTTTTGGAGAGTATCCAACAGCGGCACGACTACTCGCTTCGTCCCCTCCCTGCTCTCGACGTCTGCATCATCTTCCTCCTGGTTGTATGGTCTTCACGGCTTCTTAACGACACTGCATCGACTAGGATGATTACAAGAGTAAAGCACCATGTATCTTGTGGTTGCTTTCCGGCTCTGTCGCAGAGTATACAAACCTTTAAATATTTTCTTATTTTGTTGATCAAAACTTTACTGGTTAGCGTTTTTTGGATGATGATCATGCTTTGTTTACACAATAAGTTGGATGATGTTATTCTGATCAGTGCTATATCTATATCCATGATGTTTAATCTAAACAAGTACATGTATGATATCATAATTATTCTACGTAAGTCTTATTTCTAGAATAAATTAAATatgaatttgactatatttctaAAACCCTTCCCCTTGTACATCTGTGCCTCTTGCACCATGCGCAAGATTTCCTCCTTGCTCAGCCGTCCGCTGTGGTTAGTGATGGTGATGCTGTTCTTCCTCTCGGCGGTCTTGACCTCCGCTGACACGTTCAACACGCCGTTTGCGTCAATGTCGAAGGTGACATCGATGACAGGTACTCTCTTGGGCGCCGGTGGGATGCCAGTGAGCCAGAACTCGCCGAGCAGGTGGTTACCCTTGGTGCTAGCGCTCTCACCCTCGTACACCTTGATGCGGACGCCCTCCTGGTTGTCGAGTTGGGTGGTGAAATCCCGCCTCACTTTCCTGGTCGGGATGGCGGTGTTCCTTGGGATCACCACGCTCATTGTATGATCAAGATCGGTCTCTATCCCATGTGAGAGTGGAGTTACATCCAGGAGAAGCATATCGCCCACCGTCCCGTCGCGGATTTCTTCACCATTCAGGATGGAGGCCTGGATAGCTGCGCCGTACGCAACGGCTTCATCAGGGTTGATGCTACAGCTGAGCTCCTTCCTGTCGAAGAAGTCCCTCAGCATGCTCTGCACCATGGGGATACGAGTTGACCCGCCCACGAGGACGACGTCGTCGATGCTCTTCTTATCCACCTTGGCATCCAGGAGGCACTTCTCCACGATCTCCATAAACATGCTGAAAAGGTTTTTGTTGAGCTCCTCGAATCGAGACCGGGTGATGGAGACACTGAAGTCGATGCCGTCATGTAGCGAGTCCACCTCAATGGTGGTCTCTGTCGTGGAAGACAGCATCCTCTTCGCCCTCTCACATGCAGTCCTCAGCCTCCTGAGCGCCCTCTGGTCGCTTCTGATGCCTGTCTTGAAGTGTTTTCTTATGAAGTCACGGAGGCAGAACCTCACCAGCTCGTTATCAAAATCCGCCCCGCCGAGGTGAGTGTCGCCGGCGACGGCCATCACCTCGAACAGACCCATGCCAATGTCGACGCCGGGATCAATGCGGAGGAGGGAGACGTCGAAGGTGCCACCACCGAGGTCGAAAACGAGCACCGTCCTCCCTTTGCTGCTGACGGGCACCTTGTCCAGGCCGTAcgcgatggcggcggcggtgggctCGTTGATGATGCGCATGACGTTCAGGCCGGCGATTGTGCCGGCGTCTATGGTGGCCTGGCGCTGCGAGTTGTTGAAGTAGACAGGGACGGTGACCACGGCGTTCTTGACCGTGGTGCCGAGGTACACCTCGGCGGTCTCCCTCATCTTGGTGAGCACCATGGCGGAGATCTCCTCGGGCATGAACTGCTTCTCTTTGCCTTTGTACTGCACCGCGATCATCGCGCGGTCGTCACGACCTGCGACGACTTTGAAAGGCCACAGCTTGATATCTTCTTGTACAATCTCGTCACTGAACTTGCGGCCGATCAATCGCTTTACTTCTGTAAAAACGTAGTAATGTCGTCAGTTAAGTGAATGAACCGTAAATACTAGCTTAACCATTACTTTGAAACGTACTGCTATACTATTTCTAGCAATCACACCTGTTCTTTCATATTCTCTGAACTCTGAAAATGCTCTTAATTGCAATCCATGAGTTGTTTCGAACGAAAGGTTTGTATATGGCACTGGCTAGCAGTACTAGTATTCACTAGGAGCGCCAATGGAAATTAAACAGCAGTGTAGAGTGAAAGCGAAAAGGTACTTCCACTAAAACAAGGTAAAAAGTGTCATAAACACGAACAGGGCGTCTAGAGAAATTTAAAAGAATTGTAGGCACGCAATCGTGCGATTGTGACAGAATTGCAAACGACCAGTGCAGCAAGCTCGCCGTTGTATTGCGCCTGCATGCTATTTCCTTCTCTACTAGTACTAGTACTATGTAATATTCAGTCATTAACACCTTCGGCAGTTCGGCTAGACACAGCTGATCTGTGTTGGATTCAACTGAAGAACATATATAACAATTAACAAGGAATATACATATGCGAGTGATGAAACAGCTGTGCTGTGTGCAGTAGTGCTCACCGAAAACTGTGTTGGTGGGGTTCAAAGCGGCCTGGTTTACGGCCGCCTCGCCGGCAAACATCTTGTCGTCGGTGAACGCGACGCAGGACGGCGTGAGGCGGTTGCCCTGGTCGTTGGCGATAAACTCGCTGCGATCTCGCCGCCATATGGCCACACATGAGTAGGTCGTCCCCAGGTCGATGCCGATCGCCAGCCCGCCGTCTTTCGAAATCACCATCGTCTGCACTGCACACCGTCGCAATCTAAGCCCTAGGTACTagcgcgcggggggggggggagggggggtgTATATGTGATGCGGATGGAGGGGCGTGCTAGAGTCCGCTTCGGACGCGACGCACCGTCCGGCAGGCGTTTCCCTCTCAAAAATTACCGCCAACCCGTACCGGCCAAGGCTACAACACGCAACGCGCGGGAAGCACCGTAGAAATTTTTAGTGGGGGACCGAGCAACTGCATATTATTTTTTGCCGTTCGTTGATTTGCATGCGGTGCAAATTAAAAAAAGTCTGTGGAATATctaaattaaattctgattgtatcattattttttataataaatatttcaaaacaaaaacccacatgaatatatttagataaatattattattaaaCATTAATTTCATAAAAGAtataatattttcttttattgagCGAAGATGATGTCATAGGATCAGAGAATAATGTTcaatctttgtaaaaaaaagAATATCACATGAGTATTGTTTAAAACATCctaaaatatattataaaacaTCATacgtatactaagtgaacattaTTAAATATACCATAGaatatcataaaatatattatagaacatttaTGTATTACGTGAACATTACTAAATACCATATAACATTAATAAATACATTATAAAACATCTCATATATATTACAtgaacataaaaacatcatagaacatcacatgtatactatgTGAACATAAAAAAAATAGCATAGAGCACCACATGTATACTACGAGAACAACACATGTATATTACGCGAACATCGTATCATCATAGAATATTACTCCCTTTTGTCCCTAAAAGCTTCAACttttagagttgtcctaagtcaaactttcaaaAACTTTAgccaaatttttagaaaaaaacactaagatttatagtaccaaactaataccattagatttatcataaaaatatattttcataagatactcattttatgtcatagatattgatgctcttttctataaaattggttaaaattaaaaaaaaatactaacatGGATTCTAGGAGTTGAAGCTTTCACAAATTGAGGGAGTACATACATACCACGTGAACAAAAAAATTcacagaacatcacatgttgtATGACACATGAACATAAAAACTATCACATATATACACATAAACATCACAAAAAATAACATAAAACATAataacaaataaaaaaataaaataaaagagaaaagaaataaaagaaatgtaaaaatattaaaatgaaaataataataataataaacacatagaattctaaaaataaaaaaatgaatgatgcaaaaaagaaaataaaaaatttaagaaagattaaaaataaaaaacat contains:
- the LOC110435381 gene encoding heat shock cognate 70 kDa protein-like, which produces MVISKDGGLAIGIDLGTTYSCVAIWRRDRSEFIANDQGNRLTPSCVAFTDDKMFAGEAAVNQAALNPTNTVFEVKRLIGRKFSDEIVQEDIKLWPFKVVAGRDDRAMIAVQYKGKEKQFMPEEISAMVLTKMRETAEVYLGTTVKNAVVTVPVYFNNSQRQATIDAGTIAGLNVMRIINEPTAAAIAYGLDKVPVSSKGRTVLVFDLGGGTFDVSLLRIDPGVDIGMGLFEVMAVAGDTHLGGADFDNELVRFCLRDFIRKHFKTGIRSDQRALRRLRTACERAKRMLSSTTETTIEVDSLHDGIDFSVSITRSRFEELNKNLFSMFMEIVEKCLLDAKVDKKSIDDVVLVGGSTRIPMVQSMLRDFFDRKELSCSINPDEAVAYGAAIQASILNGEEIRDGTVGDMLLLDVTPLSHGIETDLDHTMSVVIPRNTAIPTRKVRRDFTTQLDNQEGVRIKVYEGESASTKGNHLLGEFWLTGIPPAPKRVPVIDVTFDIDANGVLNVSAEVKTAERKNSITITNHSGRLSKEEILRMVQEAQMYKGKGFRNIVKFIFNLF